In Streptomyces sp. SN-593, a single genomic region encodes these proteins:
- a CDS encoding TIM barrel protein produces the protein MDRRRFLRTAAATSAGTVGALTATGTAHAAAPSAPSAPPTLSAPSAPAAHGAAAPRLTWTVFSRHLQWLTTQAHAWSHPKDTGALIGETAAGLGFAAVDLTVRSGGHVEPAQVGTALAPMLAGIRGAGVECDQITTDIATAAGPYAEQVLAAAAGSGVRLFRWSSLAYPPGAPAFGTAAVRRRIASVRAEVAAVAALADRHHLVGIYHPFSGGAVGSALWDLVDLLAPYSPHSLGINYATEHMFAEGAVSAWKFNLQAAAPQVLGVALADMTLVRGAAGGASESGAFPGTGLVDFAALFTLLRQAGFRGPVEVLTEYVHQGVNLNSTFWADSPGFTLTPAQMRATLADALAAYRSFATAGGWTAAEQRA, from the coding sequence ATGGACCGCAGAAGATTCCTCCGGACCGCGGCGGCCACCTCCGCGGGCACCGTCGGGGCCCTGACGGCCACCGGCACCGCGCACGCCGCCGCCCCGTCCGCGCCGTCCGCCCCTCCCACCCTGTCCGCCCCGTCCGCGCCCGCCGCGCACGGGGCAGCCGCACCCCGGCTGACCTGGACCGTCTTCTCCCGGCACCTGCAATGGCTGACCACCCAGGCCCACGCCTGGTCCCACCCGAAGGACACCGGGGCGCTCATCGGCGAGACCGCCGCCGGCCTGGGCTTCGCGGCGGTCGACCTGACCGTCCGCTCGGGCGGGCACGTCGAGCCGGCCCAGGTCGGCACCGCCCTCGCCCCGATGCTCGCCGGCATCCGCGGCGCCGGCGTGGAGTGCGACCAGATCACCACCGACATCGCCACCGCGGCCGGCCCCTACGCCGAACAGGTGCTGGCGGCCGCGGCGGGGTCCGGTGTCCGGCTGTTCCGCTGGAGCTCCCTGGCCTATCCCCCGGGCGCGCCGGCCTTCGGCACCGCCGCGGTCCGCCGGCGGATCGCCTCGGTGCGCGCCGAGGTCGCGGCGGTGGCGGCCCTGGCCGACCGGCACCACCTCGTCGGCATCTACCACCCCTTCTCCGGCGGGGCGGTGGGCTCCGCCCTCTGGGACCTGGTGGACCTGCTCGCCCCGTACTCCCCCCACTCCCTCGGCATCAACTACGCGACCGAGCACATGTTCGCCGAAGGAGCGGTCAGCGCCTGGAAGTTCAACCTCCAGGCGGCGGCCCCGCAGGTCCTCGGCGTGGCGCTGGCGGACATGACCCTGGTCCGCGGTGCCGCCGGCGGCGCGTCCGAGAGCGGCGCCTTCCCCGGCACCGGCCTGGTCGACTTCGCGGCGCTGTTCACCCTGCTGCGCCAGGCGGGCTTCCGCGGCCCGGTCGAGGTGCTGACCGAGTACGTCCACCAGGGCGTGAACCTCAACTCCACGTTCTGGGCCGACAGCCCGGGCTTCACCCTCACCCCCGCCCAGATGCGCGCCACCCTCGCCGACGCCCTCGCCGCGTACCGCTCCTTCGCCACCGCCGGCGGCTGGACGGCGGCCGAGCAGCGCGCCTGA
- a CDS encoding IclR family transcriptional regulator domain-containing protein — translation MAERGDYFVQSLARGLAVVRAFDDRHPRLTLSDVARRCAMTRATARRFVLTLTDLGYLRAEGNTFELTPKVLELGYAYLSGLSLAQIAAPHLKELVARLNRTASLCLLDGGHVVNVVRVPSNRIIRDNHSVGSRSPAHATAAGRVLLAALPVGGPLPLPDAMPALTPKTLTTRELVEAELVRVRQDGWALVEQELAEGLRFLAVPVRDRDGQVVAAANLNCSQVGPDASDQECLDALRSTVEHIEAELRLTGGRPA, via the coding sequence ATGGCCGAGCGGGGCGACTACTTCGTGCAGTCCCTGGCACGGGGACTCGCCGTCGTCCGGGCCTTCGACGACCGGCATCCGCGGCTCACCCTCAGCGACGTGGCCCGGCGCTGCGCCATGACCCGGGCCACCGCCAGGCGGTTCGTCCTGACCCTCACCGACCTCGGCTACCTGCGGGCCGAGGGCAACACCTTCGAGCTGACCCCCAAGGTGCTGGAACTCGGCTACGCCTACCTGTCCGGGCTGTCCCTGGCCCAGATCGCCGCGCCGCACCTCAAGGAGCTGGTGGCACGGCTCAACCGGACCGCCTCGCTGTGCCTGCTCGACGGCGGGCACGTCGTCAACGTCGTGCGGGTGCCGAGCAACCGGATCATCCGGGACAACCACAGCGTCGGCTCCCGCAGTCCCGCCCACGCGACCGCGGCCGGCCGCGTGCTGCTGGCCGCCCTCCCGGTCGGCGGTCCGCTGCCGCTGCCCGACGCCATGCCGGCGCTCACCCCCAAGACCCTCACCACCCGCGAGCTGGTCGAGGCGGAACTCGTCCGCGTCCGGCAGGACGGCTGGGCCCTGGTCGAGCAGGAACTCGCCGAGGGACTGCGGTTCCTGGCCGTCCCCGTGCGCGACCGCGACGGGCAGGTCGTCGCCGCCGCGAACCTCAACTGCTCCCAGGTCGGCCCGGACGCGAGCGACCAGGAGTGCCTGGACGCGCTGCGCTCCACCGTCGAGCACATCGAGGCGGAACTGCGGCTGACCGGCGGCCGGCCCGCCTGA
- a CDS encoding MFS transporter — MSSPLPAPGAAAERPSSAARATTLDTATIVAVGFAVCLAQIGLAVPATLNGTFQTVLHPTGASQLDWISDCTLLPIAALELTFGVLGDLFGRKKLLVAGAALLFVGELVSGTASGVAQMYVGQFVAGLGSATLFPTTLAIIASGSRTHAQRARMIALWAALLSTGNFVAPLLGGLTATYTSWRWAFFVIMVLAAADAAFSWFFAADSRSPEGRSLDVGGQCAIGLALFALLYAVIEGPTAGWGSGTIVGSFAVAAVLLVAFVVIELKVSNPLLRMDLFRNRAFALASAVTVVGMFSFLGTAYAISIRMEVIQHQSAMRTAFAFILLSGLTIFLLPLTSFLMARLQPRWVLGGGFLLMGVGQLLAANLPISDASLPSLIVPMGLVGVGFSFAVSSVTATVVNTVPPKLSGMAAAATSMVRDFGFAMGPALIGAVALSKAGTSFHHALAGSTLPAGVTGPAAGAGPVATNSVPPDVPFSKAAPLAVDALHHGYSIGFAVCGIAALACAAVTVALLGGRHEQQEEIAMVESALPA, encoded by the coding sequence ATGTCCTCACCGCTTCCGGCGCCCGGTGCCGCCGCCGAACGACCCTCCTCCGCCGCGCGCGCGACCACCCTCGACACGGCCACGATCGTGGCGGTCGGCTTCGCCGTCTGCCTGGCCCAGATCGGGCTGGCGGTGCCGGCCACCCTCAACGGCACCTTCCAGACGGTCCTGCACCCCACCGGCGCCTCCCAGCTCGACTGGATATCCGACTGCACCCTGCTGCCCATCGCGGCCCTCGAACTCACCTTCGGCGTGCTGGGCGACCTCTTCGGCCGCAAGAAGCTGCTGGTGGCCGGCGCCGCCCTGCTGTTCGTCGGCGAGCTGGTCTCGGGTACCGCGTCCGGCGTCGCGCAGATGTACGTCGGCCAGTTCGTGGCGGGCCTCGGCTCCGCGACCCTGTTCCCGACCACCCTGGCGATCATCGCCTCCGGCAGCCGCACCCACGCCCAGCGCGCCCGCATGATCGCGTTGTGGGCCGCGCTGCTGTCCACCGGCAACTTCGTCGCCCCGCTCCTCGGCGGACTGACGGCCACCTACACCAGTTGGCGCTGGGCGTTCTTCGTCATCATGGTCCTCGCCGCCGCCGACGCCGCGTTCAGCTGGTTCTTCGCCGCGGACTCCCGCTCGCCCGAGGGCCGCTCGCTCGACGTCGGCGGCCAGTGCGCGATCGGCCTGGCGCTGTTCGCGCTGCTCTACGCCGTCATCGAGGGGCCGACCGCCGGCTGGGGCAGCGGCACCATCGTCGGCTCCTTCGCCGTCGCGGCCGTCCTGCTCGTCGCGTTCGTCGTCATCGAGCTGAAGGTGTCCAACCCCCTGCTGCGGATGGACCTGTTCCGCAACAGAGCCTTCGCGCTGGCCTCCGCGGTGACCGTGGTCGGCATGTTCTCCTTCCTCGGCACCGCCTACGCCATCAGCATCCGGATGGAGGTCATCCAGCACCAGAGCGCCATGCGCACCGCGTTCGCGTTCATCCTGCTCAGCGGCCTGACGATCTTCCTGCTGCCGCTGACGTCCTTCCTCATGGCCCGGCTCCAGCCGCGCTGGGTGCTCGGCGGCGGCTTCCTGCTGATGGGGGTCGGACAGCTCCTGGCCGCGAACCTGCCGATCTCCGACGCGTCGCTGCCCTCGCTGATCGTGCCGATGGGCCTGGTCGGGGTCGGCTTCTCCTTCGCCGTCTCGTCGGTGACCGCGACGGTGGTCAACACGGTGCCGCCGAAGCTGTCCGGGATGGCCGCGGCGGCCACCAGCATGGTCCGCGACTTCGGCTTCGCCATGGGCCCCGCCCTGATCGGCGCCGTCGCGCTGAGCAAGGCGGGCACCAGTTTCCACCACGCACTGGCCGGCTCCACCCTGCCCGCCGGCGTCACCGGGCCCGCCGCGGGAGCCGGACCCGTCGCGACCAACTCCGTTCCGCCGGACGTCCCCTTCAGCAAGGCCGCACCCCTGGCCGTGGACGCCCTGCACCACGGCTACTCGATCGGGTTCGCGGTCTGCGGGATCGCCGCGCTGGCCTGTGCCGCGGTCACGGTCGCCCTGCTCGGCGGGCGCCACGAACAGCAGGAGGAGATCGCCATGGTGGAGTCCGCGCTCCCCGCGTGA
- a CDS encoding right-handed parallel beta-helix repeat-containing protein, with product MSKKRTVLLAAATAAACCAVLGAAPAQAAPAKGRVLRVTSTEDTGRPGTLRWALEQSNAADGTDRIEIGKPAGIIRITSPLPVITHAVTITGAGTDRAGHPVVGIDGSSFIDTSTMDSCPGWTSGSGPNVRSIHAPGLAVEDSGNVTISGLTVRNFCIGLLALRSHDDTFAGNYLANNVGAAGIEVTGDDGAGNSTTGLSVRNTVAHNTFVNNGDGMEYTRGTSDGTITDNVFEAPRDAPGGFLPSQDIEFAGDGDNGNLIAGNTFLGGFSDGLQLSGDSDVVRDNLFAHQAEAIQAGGTHQLIEDNTLTGNHEGIVVSGASTTLTRNEISGDGAPVSACNAGGICATDPAYPTDVLGIDRGAGGVTPDDAGDTDGIQNFPVITTATSRNTTSVTATLASRPSTRYRIEFYADRKANPSGYGDGRTYLTSAVVTTDGKGNAKLALPTSAVRHITADGGRVTATATDLTTGSTSEFSASVAVR from the coding sequence ATGAGCAAGAAGAGAACAGTCCTGCTGGCGGCCGCGACGGCGGCCGCGTGCTGCGCCGTGCTCGGCGCGGCCCCGGCGCAGGCCGCGCCCGCGAAGGGCCGGGTGCTGCGGGTCACCAGTACCGAGGACACCGGGCGGCCCGGGACCCTGCGCTGGGCGCTGGAGCAGAGCAACGCCGCCGACGGCACCGACCGGATCGAGATCGGGAAGCCGGCCGGCATCATCCGGATCACCTCGCCGCTGCCCGTCATCACCCACGCGGTGACGATCACCGGCGCGGGCACCGACCGGGCCGGGCACCCGGTGGTCGGCATCGACGGCTCGTCCTTCATCGACACCTCGACGATGGACTCCTGCCCGGGGTGGACGTCCGGCAGCGGGCCCAACGTCCGGTCGATCCATGCGCCGGGCCTCGCCGTCGAGGACAGCGGGAACGTGACGATCTCCGGGCTGACCGTGCGGAACTTCTGCATCGGCCTGCTCGCGCTGCGCAGCCACGACGACACCTTCGCCGGGAACTACCTCGCGAACAACGTCGGCGCCGCGGGCATCGAGGTCACCGGCGACGACGGCGCGGGCAACTCCACCACGGGCCTGAGCGTGCGCAACACCGTCGCGCACAACACCTTCGTCAACAACGGCGACGGCATGGAGTACACCCGCGGCACCTCCGACGGCACCATCACCGACAACGTCTTCGAGGCCCCGCGCGACGCGCCCGGCGGGTTCCTGCCCTCGCAGGACATCGAGTTTGCCGGCGACGGGGACAACGGCAACCTGATCGCGGGGAACACGTTCCTCGGCGGCTTCTCCGACGGCCTGCAACTGTCCGGCGACAGCGACGTCGTCAGGGACAACCTCTTCGCGCACCAGGCCGAGGCGATCCAGGCCGGCGGCACGCACCAGCTGATCGAGGACAACACCCTCACCGGCAACCACGAGGGCATCGTCGTCAGCGGCGCGTCGACCACACTCACCCGGAACGAGATCTCCGGCGACGGCGCCCCGGTCTCCGCCTGCAACGCCGGCGGGATCTGCGCCACCGACCCCGCCTACCCCACCGACGTCCTCGGCATCGACCGCGGTGCCGGCGGGGTCACCCCCGACGACGCCGGCGACACCGACGGCATCCAGAACTTCCCCGTCATCACCACCGCGACCAGCCGGAACACGACCTCCGTCACCGCGACCCTGGCCTCCCGGCCGTCCACCCGCTACCGCATCGAGTTCTACGCCGACCGCAAGGCCAACCCCTCCGGGTACGGCGACGGGCGGACCTACCTGACCTCCGCGGTGGTCACCACCGATGGCAAGGGCAACGCGAAGCTCGCGCTGCCCACCTCGGCGGTGCGGCACATCACCGCCGACGGCGGACGGGTCACCGCGACCGCCACCGACCTGACGACCGGCAGCACCTCCGAGTTCAGCGCCTCCGTGGCCGTGCGCTGA
- a CDS encoding ATP-binding protein, which yields MSDDPSLRAVGWARSLPLSSAPKAARDWTRSHLATLGWLGSDPDTADAVLLTVSELVTNAHRHARSAAQLVLTWDHECLHVTVHDDSPHLPEPRPASEDALGGRGMFLVDALADTWDTRPCPRGKDVTACFRPHPHVPGPRSRP from the coding sequence ATGTCGGACGACCCGTCGCTGAGGGCCGTGGGATGGGCGCGCTCGCTGCCGTTGAGCAGCGCGCCGAAGGCGGCCAGGGACTGGACCCGCTCGCACCTGGCCACGCTGGGATGGCTCGGGAGCGACCCCGACACCGCCGACGCGGTCCTGTTGACCGTCTCCGAACTGGTCACCAACGCCCACCGCCACGCCCGCAGCGCCGCGCAACTGGTGCTGACCTGGGACCACGAGTGCCTGCACGTCACCGTGCACGACGACTCCCCGCACCTGCCCGAACCACGCCCCGCCTCCGAGGACGCCCTCGGTGGGCGGGGCATGTTCCTCGTCGACGCGCTGGCCGACACCTGGGACACCCGCCCCTGCCCCCGGGGCAAGGACGTCACCGCCTGTTTCAGGCCGCACCCCCACGTGCCCGGCCCGCGCTCCCGCCCCTGA
- a CDS encoding hydrophobic protein — MVPLLVVLVLALLLFGAGFALHLLWWVAVIALVVWLLGFVMRGTHSSGRRGRWYRW, encoded by the coding sequence ATGGTTCCCCTTCTCGTCGTCCTCGTCCTCGCGCTTCTCCTCTTCGGCGCCGGCTTCGCACTCCACCTTCTGTGGTGGGTCGCCGTCATCGCCCTCGTCGTGTGGCTGCTCGGCTTCGTCATGCGCGGTACGCACTCCAGCGGGCGCCGCGGCCGCTGGTACCGCTGGTAG
- the dxs gene encoding 1-deoxy-D-xylulose-5-phosphate synthase, which yields MSLLTHIRDPRDLDGLDSDQLTQLAGEIRAFLIDAVARTGGHLGPNLGVVELTIALHRVYDSPNDRILFDTGHQTYVHKLLTGRQDFRRLRARGGLSGYPSRAESPHDVIENSHASTVLGWADGLAAANRLLGRDDSVVAVIGDGALTGGMAWEALNNIAAAKDRPLVIVVNDNAWSYAPTTGGLADHLATLRVSDGYERFLARGRDLLERAPVVGRPLYETLHGAKKGLKDVVAPQGLFEDLGLKYTGPIDGHDVAAVETALRRAKRFGGPVIVHCVTEKGCGYTPAEAAADRFHGIGPIDPDSGLPLAAGGADWTSVFGEEMLRLGREREDIVAVTASMQDSVGLTAFAEAFPDRVHDVGIAEQHGAVLAAGLATAGLHPVFAVYATFLNRAFDQVLMDVALHRCGVTFALDRAGITGTDGASHHGMWDLSLFQVVPGLRIAAPRDADQVRAQLREAVRVEDAPTVVRYSKGAVGPAVAAVGRIGGMDVLRRPAAAGPADVLLVSVGALAPMCLEIADLLDAQGVSSTVVDPRWVKPVDEEMVPLAARHRVVVTVEDNVRTGGVGAAVAQALRDAEVDVPLRDFGIPERFLPHASRGELMAEIGLTAPDIARRVTALVSRLGGAERTFA from the coding sequence GTGTCACTGCTGACGCACATCAGGGATCCCCGGGACCTGGACGGGCTCGACTCCGATCAGCTCACGCAACTCGCCGGCGAGATCAGGGCGTTCCTCATCGACGCGGTCGCGCGGACCGGCGGCCACCTCGGGCCGAACCTGGGGGTGGTGGAGCTGACCATCGCCCTCCACCGGGTGTACGACTCGCCGAACGACAGGATCCTCTTCGACACCGGCCACCAGACCTACGTGCACAAGCTCCTGACCGGCCGTCAGGACTTCCGCCGGCTGCGGGCGCGGGGCGGCCTGTCGGGCTACCCGTCGCGCGCCGAGTCCCCGCACGACGTGATCGAGAACTCGCACGCCTCCACCGTCCTGGGCTGGGCCGACGGCCTGGCCGCGGCCAACCGGCTGCTGGGGAGGGACGACAGCGTGGTCGCGGTCATCGGCGACGGCGCGCTGACCGGCGGCATGGCCTGGGAGGCGCTCAACAACATCGCGGCGGCGAAGGACCGGCCGCTCGTCATCGTCGTCAACGACAACGCGTGGTCCTACGCGCCCACCACCGGCGGCCTCGCCGACCACCTGGCCACCCTGCGCGTCTCGGACGGCTACGAGCGCTTCCTCGCCCGCGGCCGGGACCTGCTGGAGCGGGCACCGGTCGTGGGCAGGCCCCTGTACGAGACGCTGCACGGCGCCAAGAAGGGGCTGAAGGACGTCGTCGCGCCGCAGGGCCTGTTCGAGGACCTCGGCCTGAAGTACACCGGCCCGATCGACGGCCACGACGTGGCGGCCGTCGAGACGGCGCTTCGGCGGGCGAAGCGCTTCGGCGGCCCGGTCATCGTGCACTGCGTCACCGAGAAGGGCTGCGGGTACACCCCCGCCGAGGCGGCGGCGGACCGCTTCCACGGCATCGGCCCGATCGACCCCGACAGCGGCCTGCCGCTCGCGGCGGGCGGCGCGGACTGGACGTCGGTGTTCGGCGAGGAGATGCTGCGGCTGGGACGGGAGCGCGAGGACATCGTCGCCGTCACCGCCTCGATGCAGGACTCCGTCGGGCTGACCGCGTTCGCCGAGGCGTTCCCCGACCGCGTCCACGACGTCGGCATCGCCGAGCAGCACGGCGCGGTCCTCGCCGCGGGCCTGGCCACGGCGGGGCTGCACCCCGTCTTCGCCGTGTACGCGACGTTCCTCAACCGCGCGTTCGACCAGGTCCTGATGGACGTGGCGCTGCACCGCTGCGGGGTGACCTTCGCGCTCGACCGGGCCGGCATCACGGGGACCGACGGCGCCTCGCACCACGGCATGTGGGACCTGTCGCTGTTCCAGGTCGTGCCCGGCCTCCGGATCGCGGCCCCGCGCGACGCCGACCAGGTGCGCGCGCAGTTGCGCGAGGCGGTCCGGGTCGAGGACGCGCCGACGGTGGTGCGGTACTCCAAGGGCGCGGTGGGGCCCGCGGTCGCGGCCGTCGGGCGGATCGGCGGCATGGACGTCCTGCGCCGGCCGGCCGCCGCGGGCCCGGCCGACGTCCTGCTGGTGTCCGTGGGCGCGCTCGCCCCGATGTGCCTGGAGATCGCCGACCTCCTGGACGCGCAGGGCGTGTCGAGCACGGTCGTGGACCCGCGCTGGGTCAAGCCGGTCGACGAGGAGATGGTCCCGCTCGCGGCGCGCCACCGGGTGGTGGTCACCGTCGAGGACAACGTCCGCACCGGCGGCGTGGGCGCGGCCGTCGCCCAGGCGCTGCGGGACGCCGAAGTGGACGTGCCGCTGCGCGACTTCGGCATACCCGAGCGCTTCCTGCCGCACGCCTCCCGAGGGGAGCTGATGGCGGAGATCGGCCTGACGGCGCCCGACATCGCCCGCCGGGTCACCGCGCTGGTGTCCCGACTCGGAGGTGCCGAACGGACTTTCGCGTAA
- a CDS encoding TetR/AcrR family transcriptional regulator, with translation MTARDNEGAAAPQTARKRGRPTAAERAQRRDEILDAAVRLFVAGGFEQVTLDDIAARAHVTKRTIYAYVGDRTEIFLAAVERLRERALEQPVREDGLVDLAAKIVFALHGDEAVGLHRLMITEAHRFPDLARRFYDDGPRGYVAALADRLTPPDPETAEALFALLLGEPHRRRLLGLAPAPTRQAAAAHARSAVGRLVRPVPPEGPAA, from the coding sequence ATGACTGCGAGGGACAACGAGGGCGCCGCCGCGCCGCAGACGGCGCGCAAGCGCGGCCGCCCGACCGCGGCCGAGCGCGCCCAGCGCCGGGACGAGATCCTCGACGCCGCGGTCCGCCTGTTCGTGGCCGGCGGGTTCGAGCAGGTCACGCTCGACGACATCGCCGCGCGGGCACACGTGACCAAGCGCACCATCTACGCCTACGTCGGGGACCGGACCGAGATCTTCCTCGCGGCGGTCGAACGGCTCCGGGAGCGCGCCCTCGAACAGCCCGTGCGCGAGGACGGCCTGGTGGACCTCGCGGCGAAGATCGTCTTCGCGCTCCACGGCGACGAGGCCGTCGGCCTGCACCGGCTGATGATCACCGAAGCCCACCGCTTCCCGGACCTCGCCCGCCGCTTCTACGACGACGGGCCGCGCGGCTACGTCGCCGCGCTCGCCGACCGCCTCACCCCGCCCGACCCCGAGACAGCCGAGGCCCTGTTCGCCCTGCTGCTGGGCGAACCGCACCGCCGGCGGCTGCTCGGGCTGGCCCCCGCGCCGACGCGGCAGGCGGCGGCCGCCCACGCCAGGAGCGCGGTCGGGCGGCTGGTCCGCCCCGTACCGCCGGAAGGACCCGCGGCCTGA
- the pdhA gene encoding pyruvate dehydrogenase (acetyl-transferring) E1 component subunit alpha, protein MPPTTRASAAGNPPDRGARAQGGGRSGRRRAAAGTAGPGAPAAEGEVRAGSGGEAPADAEAGPGTGGEALADAELLAFYRQMVLVRRFEERAARAYTEAKVGGYCHLNLGEEATVAGLMAAARSEDYVFTNYREHGYALARGIAPERVMAELYGRTDGVSKGWGGSMHMFDVASRFMGGYGIVGGQVPLATGAALAVDYRGGTEAVVCLMGDGTTNIGAFHESLNIAALWGLPVVYVVVNNGLGMGTTVEQSSAEPELHKRAASYRMASARVDGNDPVAVFRAARTALDSARAGRPYLLETVSGRLKGHSVVDPARYRTREEAEALRAADPIAAYAVRLHRQGVLTDELIERIDAEATAAVTAAAAFADASPHPDVSTLFDYTYATPVPNDSRRLPGEALFPAPPRPVGASPAGVPA, encoded by the coding sequence ATGCCCCCGACTACCAGGGCCTCAGCGGCCGGGAACCCGCCGGACCGGGGCGCTCGCGCACAGGGCGGCGGGAGGTCCGGACGCCGCAGGGCGGCCGCGGGGACGGCCGGGCCCGGGGCGCCCGCGGCGGAGGGGGAGGTCCGCGCGGGTTCGGGCGGGGAAGCCCCCGCGGACGCGGAGGCCGGCCCCGGTACGGGCGGAGAAGCGCTCGCGGACGCGGAACTGCTCGCCTTCTACCGGCAGATGGTGCTGGTCCGACGGTTCGAGGAGCGTGCGGCCCGCGCCTACACGGAGGCGAAGGTCGGCGGCTACTGCCACCTGAACCTCGGCGAGGAGGCCACCGTCGCCGGGCTGATGGCCGCGGCGCGGTCGGAGGACTACGTCTTCACCAACTACCGGGAGCACGGCTACGCCCTCGCCCGGGGCATCGCGCCGGAACGGGTCATGGCCGAGCTGTACGGGCGGACCGACGGCGTCTCGAAGGGCTGGGGCGGGTCGATGCACATGTTCGACGTCGCCTCGCGGTTCATGGGCGGCTACGGGATCGTCGGCGGCCAGGTCCCGCTGGCCACCGGGGCGGCCCTGGCCGTCGACTACCGCGGCGGCACCGAGGCCGTGGTCTGCCTGATGGGCGACGGCACGACGAACATCGGCGCCTTCCACGAGTCGCTGAACATCGCCGCGCTGTGGGGGCTGCCCGTCGTGTACGTGGTCGTCAACAACGGGCTGGGCATGGGCACCACCGTCGAGCAGTCCTCCGCCGAGCCCGAGCTGCACAAGAGGGCGGCGTCGTACCGGATGGCCTCCGCCCGCGTGGACGGCAACGACCCGGTGGCCGTCTTCCGGGCCGCCCGCACCGCGCTGGACAGCGCCCGGGCGGGGCGGCCGTACCTGCTGGAGACCGTCTCGGGACGCCTCAAGGGGCACTCCGTGGTCGATCCCGCCCGGTACCGCACCCGCGAGGAGGCCGAGGCGCTGCGCGCGGCCGATCCGATCGCCGCCTACGCCGTACGGCTGCACCGCCAGGGCGTGTTGACCGACGAGCTCATCGAGCGGATCGACGCCGAGGCCACCGCCGCGGTGACCGCCGCCGCGGCGTTCGCCGACGCCAGCCCGCACCCGGACGTGTCCACCCTCTTCGACTACACCTACGCCACCCCGGTGCCGAACGACTCCCGGCGCCTGCCGGGCGAGGCGCTGTTCCCGGCGCCGCCGCGCCCGGTGGGCGCCTCGCCCGCGGGGGTGCCGGCATGA
- a CDS encoding alpha-ketoacid dehydrogenase subunit beta, translating to MSVISYRQALHAALHDEMLRDERVFLIGEEIGRFEGSYKITAGMLDAFGPRRVRDTPIAEEGFTGAAIGAAMVGLRPVVEIMTINFSLLALDQIVNHAAKVYGMFGGQARVPLVIRTPGGGGQQLGATHSQNIELYYAFVPGMKVVAPSSPADAKALMLAAIRDDDPVLVLENLALYNTTGEVPDDLGPAPIGRAAVTREGADITVVAYSRMAAVALQVAERLAGEGIDVEVVDLRSLRPLDRESIVASVRKTGCAVVLEDDWLTYGIGAEVAATIGDGAFDWLDAPVRRVAMAEVPLPYAKTLETAALPSADDAAAAIRETLDAVARRR from the coding sequence ATGAGCGTGATCAGCTACCGCCAGGCCCTGCACGCCGCCCTGCACGACGAGATGCTGCGCGACGAGCGGGTGTTCCTGATCGGCGAGGAGATCGGCCGGTTCGAGGGGTCGTACAAGATCACCGCGGGCATGCTCGACGCCTTCGGTCCGCGGCGGGTGCGGGACACCCCGATCGCCGAGGAGGGGTTCACCGGGGCGGCGATCGGCGCGGCCATGGTGGGGCTGCGGCCGGTCGTGGAGATCATGACGATCAACTTCTCGCTGCTGGCGCTGGACCAGATCGTGAACCACGCCGCGAAGGTCTACGGCATGTTCGGCGGCCAGGCGCGCGTCCCGCTGGTGATCCGCACCCCCGGCGGAGGAGGGCAGCAACTTGGCGCCACGCACTCGCAGAACATCGAGCTGTACTACGCCTTCGTCCCGGGCATGAAGGTGGTCGCGCCGTCGAGCCCGGCGGACGCGAAGGCGCTCATGCTGGCGGCGATCCGCGACGACGACCCCGTCCTGGTGCTGGAGAACCTCGCCCTCTACAACACCACCGGCGAGGTCCCCGACGACCTCGGGCCCGCGCCGATCGGCCGGGCCGCCGTCACCCGGGAGGGCGCCGACATCACCGTGGTCGCGTACTCGCGGATGGCCGCCGTGGCCCTCCAGGTGGCCGAGCGCCTCGCCGGTGAGGGGATCGACGTCGAGGTGGTCGACCTGCGCAGCCTCCGCCCGCTGGACCGGGAGTCGATCGTCGCGTCCGTGCGGAAGACCGGGTGCGCGGTCGTGCTGGAGGACGACTGGCTCACCTACGGCATCGGTGCCGAGGTCGCCGCCACGATCGGCGACGGGGCGTTCGACTGGCTCGACGCCCCCGTCCGGCGGGTCGCCATGGCCGAGGTCCCGCTGCCGTACGCGAAGACCCTGGAGACCGCGGCCCTGCCCTCGGCCGACGACGCGGCCGCCGCCATCCGCGAGACGCTCGACGCCGTCGCACGGCGCCGCTGA